In Pseudomonadota bacterium, one DNA window encodes the following:
- a CDS encoding MMPL family transporter encodes MNRVIEHASSAYMCALKHPKAILMALLVLLFAAAHFSKDFYYDASADTLVAEDDPELAYYREIVEEVGDETALILTFAPKSGTLFSAESVELLQRFEHDIEQVPGVHEVTTLLDAPLLKSPPVPLAEMATNFRTLLSDDVDFTAAQSELTASPLFSNLLISEDGKSTAIRVRFEGNPALDKLFKERQSLRLNKNKTAEQVEHLKDVEAAYLDVYKRFLEHREEAIQNVKNVRDSYTEHAVIYLGGLPLIASDMISYVQTDIMFFGTGTLLLMMFTLFMFYRKLRWVVIPMAITVVTAMFSIGILGALEKPVTVVSSNFISILVILSVSIAVHLINKYRETLEQHPELTNRELVHKTFQDKFAPCFYTTLTTMVGFASLATSTIVPVKDFGLIMCMGVWVAFIVAYTLMPAILLLLPKEKLTETTRDNNTPMIRYAYRLAAKKTRYVLWGVVVIILVTLFGLNKLSLENRFLDYFGGETEIYKGLAFIDENLGGTVPMDVIVSFPPYKVEEVDEEDEFFDDFGGADEADTYPERYWFTPDKIDRVREIEDYLNSRPEIGKVISLATLEVMARDFNGGQPLGAVEMVAVLGSAPKELRNDFIAPYASPFNGYMRISTRIKETYGKFSRDEMIQEIESHAINELGFDEGQVRITGMNVLFNGMLKKLFESQASTLGFVIGATFLMFTILLRCYKMALIGIFPNVIAAFMILGFMGLAGIPLDMMTITIASIVIGIGVDDAIHYLYHFRENLEKSRGDVDFAVRHSHRFIGRALYMTSVTVMIGFSILCASQFVPTVYFGLLAALAMALALFANLTILPALLIRFYRVFRNS; translated from the coding sequence GTGAACCGCGTTATTGAACACGCTTCGAGCGCATATATGTGCGCACTGAAACATCCAAAGGCCATTCTTATGGCCCTTTTGGTTTTATTATTTGCTGCGGCACACTTTTCAAAAGACTTCTACTACGACGCTTCTGCCGACACATTGGTTGCAGAAGACGATCCAGAACTTGCATACTACCGTGAAATTGTTGAAGAGGTTGGTGATGAAACCGCCCTTATCCTCACATTTGCACCAAAGAGCGGTACACTGTTTTCTGCGGAATCTGTTGAACTTCTCCAACGCTTTGAACATGACATAGAACAAGTGCCTGGCGTGCATGAAGTCACAACACTTCTTGATGCCCCCCTCCTAAAAAGCCCGCCTGTTCCTCTCGCTGAAATGGCTACCAACTTCAGAACACTACTTTCTGATGATGTTGACTTTACAGCAGCGCAAAGCGAACTCACAGCGAGTCCTCTCTTTAGCAATCTCTTAATTAGTGAAGATGGTAAAAGCACTGCCATTCGTGTCCGCTTTGAAGGTAACCCAGCCCTTGACAAACTGTTTAAAGAGCGCCAAAGCCTCCGACTGAATAAAAATAAAACAGCAGAGCAAGTTGAACACCTAAAAGATGTTGAAGCGGCTTACCTAGACGTTTATAAGCGCTTCCTTGAGCATCGTGAAGAAGCCATTCAAAACGTTAAAAACGTGCGTGATAGCTATACTGAACATGCTGTGATTTATCTTGGTGGCCTACCACTCATCGCATCAGATATGATTAGCTACGTTCAAACAGATATTATGTTCTTTGGAACGGGGACACTCCTACTCATGATGTTCACTCTGTTTATGTTTTACCGCAAACTCCGTTGGGTTGTGATCCCAATGGCCATTACAGTTGTCACAGCTATGTTTTCAATTGGTATTCTCGGTGCACTAGAAAAGCCGGTAACCGTTGTCTCGTCTAACTTTATTTCTATTCTGGTGATTCTGTCTGTATCTATTGCTGTTCACCTGATTAACAAATACCGGGAAACACTGGAGCAACACCCAGAACTTACAAACCGTGAACTGGTCCATAAAACATTCCAAGATAAATTTGCACCATGCTTCTACACAACACTCACAACAATGGTTGGTTTTGCCTCTCTTGCAACAAGCACTATTGTTCCAGTAAAAGACTTCGGCCTCATTATGTGCATGGGTGTATGGGTGGCCTTTATTGTGGCATACACACTGATGCCAGCGATCCTACTTTTACTTCCAAAAGAGAAATTGACAGAAACAACACGTGATAATAACACACCAATGATTCGTTATGCTTACCGTCTTGCGGCTAAGAAAACGCGTTATGTGCTATGGGGTGTGGTTGTGATTATTCTTGTCACTCTTTTTGGCTTAAACAAACTCAGCCTAGAAAACCGCTTCCTCGACTACTTTGGTGGCGAAACAGAGATTTACAAAGGCCTCGCCTTTATTGATGAAAACCTTGGCGGTACTGTGCCAATGGACGTGATTGTGAGCTTCCCACCTTACAAGGTTGAAGAAGTCGATGAAGAAGACGAATTCTTTGATGACTTTGGCGGCGCCGATGAAGCAGATACATACCCAGAACGCTACTGGTTTACACCCGATAAAATCGACCGTGTACGTGAAATTGAAGACTACCTTAACTCTCGTCCAGAGATTGGTAAGGTCATCTCTCTTGCAACACTTGAAGTTATGGCCCGCGATTTTAATGGTGGCCAACCTCTTGGCGCGGTTGAAATGGTTGCAGTTCTTGGCTCAGCGCCAAAAGAGCTCCGCAACGATTTCATTGCCCCTTATGCCTCTCCATTTAATGGCTACATGCGCATTTCAACACGCATTAAAGAAACATACGGCAAGTTCTCCCGTGATGAGATGATTCAAGAGATTGAAAGCCACGCCATCAATGAACTTGGTTTTGATGAAGGCCAAGTACGTATTACAGGCATGAACGTCCTCTTTAATGGCATGTTGAAAAAACTCTTTGAATCACAAGCTTCAACACTTGGCTTTGTGATTGGTGCAACATTCTTGATGTTCACAATTCTACTACGCTGCTACAAGATGGCACTTATCGGTATCTTCCCGAATGTCATTGCAGCCTTTATGATTCTTGGTTTTATGGGTCTTGCTGGCATTCCACTGGATATGATGACAATCACCATTGCCTCTATTGTCATTGGTATTGGTGTCGATGATGCGATTCACTATTTGTATCACTTTAGAGAAAATCTAGAGAAAAGCCGTGGTGACGTAGACTTTGCTGTCCGTCACAGCCACAGATTTATTGGTCGTGCCCTTTACATGACATCTGTAACCGTCATGATTGGTTTTTCTATCCTGTGTGCCTCACAATTTGTCCCGACAGTCTACTTTGGGCTTTTAGCAGCGCTTGCAATGGCCTTGGCATTGTTCGCGAATTTAACTATACTACCAGCACTCCTCATAAGGTTTTATAGAGTATTTAGAAATAGCTAG
- the fliR gene encoding flagellar biosynthetic protein FliR, with protein sequence MDFVDYSTFLAYGFFLCFVRVAACIMVYPTLSDQSINLRTRLMLALVLAVTIYPIVAEGMPLPPEKSGILAMHVLKEMGVGILMALAARFVMAAVSLAGELMGFMTGFQAASMFDPITGANSSAIGVFLSLVAGVLLFAFEIHHILIAGLAQSFSVIPVTQGLELSDSLAAITAAINNMMKIGVQLAAPVMVIGFLGYCVFGIFNRMIPQLHVFFISLPISIGVGLIILGISLAGVITLIGQELEKNAILFGA encoded by the coding sequence ATGGACTTTGTTGATTACAGCACGTTCCTCGCCTACGGGTTCTTCCTCTGCTTTGTCCGTGTTGCGGCTTGCATTATGGTGTACCCAACACTCAGTGACCAATCTATTAACTTACGCACAAGGCTCATGCTTGCTCTTGTCCTTGCCGTTACCATTTACCCAATTGTGGCAGAAGGCATGCCCCTTCCCCCAGAAAAAAGCGGGATTCTTGCCATGCACGTCCTTAAAGAAATGGGAGTTGGTATCCTCATGGCCCTTGCGGCACGCTTTGTGATGGCCGCCGTTTCCCTTGCGGGTGAGCTTATGGGTTTCATGACAGGTTTTCAGGCTGCCAGCATGTTTGACCCCATTACAGGTGCTAACTCATCAGCCATTGGTGTCTTCCTCTCCCTTGTGGCAGGTGTCCTCCTCTTTGCCTTTGAGATACACCACATCTTGATAGCAGGATTGGCTCAAAGTTTTAGCGTTATCCCCGTAACTCAAGGGCTTGAGCTTTCAGATAGCCTTGCAGCCATTACAGCAGCAATTAACAACATGATGAAGATCGGAGTGCAACTGGCAGCTCCTGTCATGGTGATTGGATTTTTAGGATACTGTGTATTTGGTATCTTTAACCGCATGATTCCTCAGCTTCATGTCTTTTTCATCTCCCTACCCATTTCTATTGGGGTAGGACTTATCATCCTTGGCATATCCCTTGCAGGCGTGATAACCTTAATAGGACAAGAATTAGAGAAAAACGCCATTTTATTTGGCGCTTAA
- a CDS encoding flagellar assembly protein FliX encodes MNIKIDGNKTVGSVSKKKKSSGAGKASGVKFGQMVDSIREADAVSGAEGVEAIESASSEGSGPVDPYNIPQDARGRGKYMLDRLEDLEKDILSGNPTDAIEKLRHALDTEAIDRAELSPKLIEILDEIDMRASVEVAKMETANEK; translated from the coding sequence ATGAACATTAAAATTGACGGCAATAAGACGGTTGGCTCCGTTTCTAAGAAGAAAAAATCGAGCGGCGCGGGCAAAGCCAGTGGCGTAAAATTTGGCCAAATGGTGGATTCTATCCGCGAAGCTGATGCTGTCTCTGGTGCAGAAGGCGTTGAAGCTATCGAAAGCGCATCTAGCGAAGGTTCTGGTCCTGTTGATCCATACAACATCCCTCAAGATGCTCGTGGCCGAGGGAAATACATGCTAGACCGCTTAGAAGACCTTGAGAAGGATATTCTTTCTGGTAACCCAACAGATGCCATTGAAAAGCTCCGTCACGCTCTAGACACAGAAGCTATTGACCGTGCAGAACTCTCACCAAAGCTTATTGAGATCCTTGATGAAATTGATATGCGTGCCAGCGTTGAAGTGGCAAAGATGGAAACTGCCAACGAAAAATAA
- the uvrB gene encoding excinuclease ABC subunit UvrB yields MKNEFKLVSNYKPSGDQPQAIKDVCTWVEEGAQESVVLGVTGSGKTFTMANIIAETGKPALIMAHNKTLAAQLYEEFKAFFPDNAVEYFVSYYDYYQPEAYVARRDLYIEKTASINEQIDRLRHAATRALFERRDVIIIASVSCIYGIGDPESYADMKIPLHVGDTIERDMLLRKLVELQYSRNDNAFFRGTFRVKGDTLDIYPAHMEDAAWRLSFFDDELEDIKLFDPLTGEKLDKLESVTVYPNSHYVVPRPTILKAMETIKKEMIEHTEFLEKQGKLVEKQRLEERVTFDLEMMQASGYCNGIENYSRHLTGRPAGAPPPTLFDYMPEDSLLFVDESHVTVSQVGGMSRGDAARKQNLVDYGFRMPSARDNRPLTFEEWDSRRPQTVYVSATPQPHEVERAGDHITELVVRPTGLVDPVVEIRPVEGQVDDLMAQIIKTTEKGFRTLVTTLTKKMAEQLTEYLHENGVKVRYLHSDIDTLERAEILRDLRLGAFDVLIGINLLREGLDLPEVGLVAILDADKEGFLRSTTSLIQTIGRAARNAEGIAILYADHMTDSMKAAIDETERRREKQMAYNTKHGITPKTILKEVRSGLQDALGKSKEEKQIKVLQQRADKLGMKDIQKDIETLKKEMIKAADDLEFEKAAEIRDRIHELEELHMKLS; encoded by the coding sequence ATGAAAAATGAATTTAAGCTCGTATCAAATTATAAGCCCAGTGGTGACCAACCGCAGGCCATTAAAGACGTATGTACATGGGTAGAAGAAGGCGCGCAAGAAAGCGTTGTCCTTGGGGTAACGGGCTCTGGTAAAACGTTTACCATGGCAAATATTATTGCTGAAACAGGCAAACCTGCTCTAATTATGGCCCACAACAAAACGCTCGCTGCACAGCTATATGAAGAGTTCAAGGCCTTCTTCCCAGATAATGCTGTAGAATACTTTGTCTCTTACTATGATTACTACCAGCCAGAAGCCTACGTCGCCCGTAGAGACCTTTACATTGAAAAGACAGCCTCTATTAATGAGCAGATCGACCGCCTGCGCCACGCTGCAACCCGTGCCCTGTTTGAGCGTCGCGATGTGATCATCATCGCCTCTGTTTCTTGCATTTACGGTATTGGTGACCCGGAAAGCTATGCCGATATGAAAATTCCGCTCCATGTGGGTGACACCATTGAACGTGACATGCTGCTACGCAAACTGGTTGAGCTTCAGTACTCTCGTAATGATAACGCCTTCTTCCGCGGCACCTTCCGCGTGAAAGGCGATACGCTTGATATTTACCCAGCCCACATGGAAGATGCCGCATGGCGCCTGAGCTTCTTTGATGATGAACTGGAAGACATCAAACTATTTGATCCACTGACGGGTGAAAAGCTAGACAAGCTTGAAAGCGTGACGGTTTATCCAAACAGCCACTATGTGGTGCCACGCCCAACAATTCTTAAAGCGATGGAAACCATCAAAAAGGAAATGATTGAGCATACGGAGTTTTTAGAAAAGCAAGGTAAGCTTGTTGAAAAGCAACGCTTAGAAGAACGCGTCACGTTTGATCTAGAAATGATGCAAGCTTCTGGTTACTGTAACGGCATTGAGAACTACTCTCGCCACCTCACAGGTCGCCCTGCTGGCGCTCCGCCACCAACCCTCTTTGACTACATGCCAGAAGATAGCCTTCTGTTTGTGGATGAATCTCACGTCACCGTCTCTCAAGTTGGCGGCATGAGCCGTGGTGACGCCGCACGTAAACAAAACTTGGTAGATTATGGATTCCGCATGCCATCAGCCAGAGATAACCGCCCCCTTACCTTTGAAGAGTGGGACAGCCGTCGCCCACAAACGGTTTATGTCAGTGCCACCCCGCAACCTCATGAAGTTGAGCGTGCCGGCGATCACATTACTGAACTTGTGGTACGCCCAACAGGGCTTGTTGACCCTGTGGTAGAAATTCGCCCTGTAGAAGGCCAAGTGGATGACCTCATGGCCCAGATTATTAAAACCACAGAAAAGGGCTTTAGAACTCTGGTCACCACTCTCACCAAAAAGATGGCAGAGCAACTGACCGAGTACCTACATGAGAATGGTGTAAAGGTTCGTTATCTCCATAGCGACATCGATACCCTTGAGCGCGCTGAAATCCTGCGTGACCTGCGTCTAGGAGCATTTGATGTGCTTATTGGGATCAACTTACTCCGTGAAGGCCTCGATTTACCTGAAGTGGGTCTGGTGGCGATTCTGGACGCTGATAAAGAAGGCTTCCTCCGCTCAACCACCTCACTTATCCAAACCATCGGACGTGCAGCGCGTAACGCAGAAGGGATCGCTATCCTTTATGCCGACCACATGACAGACAGCATGAAAGCCGCCATAGACGAAACTGAACGCCGTCGTGAAAAGCAAATGGCTTACAACACTAAGCATGGCATTACACCAAAGACAATTCTTAAAGAAGTCCGCTCAGGCCTGCAAGACGCCCTTGGTAAATCTAAGGAAGAGAAACAGATTAAAGTTCTGCAACAACGTGCGGATAAGCTAGGCATGAAAGATATCCAAAAGGATATTGAAACCCTGAAGAAGGAAATGATTAAAGCTGCTGATGACCTTGAGTTTGAGAAAGCTGCTGAAATCCGTGACCGTATTCATGAACTTGAAGAGCTACATATGAAGCTGAGTTAG
- a CDS encoding ABC transporter substrate-binding protein has product MKTYKKLLLTAVLGLSVGMTALELQARENSAQVAVESAAMEMMDFIKTQQGLTEVDTTQIESMLTPIIDFNGIAKAVMGKHRKVMSEDQKTAFNRVFKETMVNLYSKSLTEFAITAIDVKPIENQTNEKAAASMVVTEASGKTYNVNYSLRNIDGNWMVRNVILDGVNMGLTYRNQFNSAMTQYGGDIEKVIASWNVTVNGNGHDGVATK; this is encoded by the coding sequence ATGAAAACATATAAAAAACTACTTCTAACAGCCGTTCTAGGCCTTTCTGTAGGCATGACAGCACTAGAGCTACAAGCACGCGAAAACTCAGCACAAGTGGCTGTAGAGAGTGCGGCTATGGAAATGATGGACTTCATCAAGACACAACAAGGTCTCACAGAAGTAGATACGACTCAAATTGAGTCTATGCTGACGCCTATTATCGATTTTAACGGCATTGCAAAAGCTGTCATGGGTAAACACCGTAAAGTGATGAGTGAAGATCAGAAAACAGCATTCAACCGCGTTTTCAAAGAAACAATGGTCAACCTTTACAGCAAGTCTCTTACAGAATTTGCCATTACTGCAATTGATGTAAAGCCGATTGAAAACCAAACAAACGAAAAAGCTGCTGCAAGCATGGTTGTTACAGAAGCCTCTGGCAAAACGTACAACGTGAACTACAGCCTACGTAACATTGATGGCAACTGGATGGTGCGTAACGTCATTCTTGATGGTGTAAACATGGGGCTGACTTACCGTAACCAGTTTAACAGCGCCATGACACAGTATGGTGGTGACATCGAAAAAGTGATTGCGAGCTGGAATGTAACAGTAAATGGTAACGGCCACGATGGTGTTGCAACGAAGTAA
- a CDS encoding VacJ family lipoprotein has product MKKSILALSVLSTAFSFSAHAGSDPLEGMNRKIFAFNHMLDTAIISPIVKGYQFVTPDFAEKGVRNFFDNLYTPTVIINQVLQGKPKEALQSTGRFAMNSTIGIGGLFDVATDGGMPKYQEDFGQTLGAWGVGSGPYLVLPVFGPSSVRDGVGRFADRYTNPITYIQDNDDKNRMFALSVIDARTRYQGMETFVTGEKYEFMRDAYLQRREYLVKDAEMGSDDPFLDDIE; this is encoded by the coding sequence ATGAAAAAATCAATTTTGGCACTCAGCGTGCTGAGCACAGCATTTAGTTTTTCTGCACATGCAGGCTCAGACCCACTTGAGGGCATGAACCGCAAGATTTTTGCATTCAACCACATGCTGGATACAGCCATTATTTCACCAATTGTAAAAGGCTATCAGTTTGTTACACCTGACTTTGCTGAAAAGGGTGTAAGAAACTTCTTCGATAACCTTTACACACCTACGGTGATTATCAACCAAGTGCTACAAGGGAAGCCTAAAGAGGCTCTACAGAGCACTGGTCGCTTTGCAATGAACTCAACAATTGGTATTGGTGGACTTTTTGATGTTGCGACAGATGGTGGCATGCCCAAATACCAAGAAGACTTCGGTCAAACACTCGGTGCATGGGGCGTTGGCTCAGGCCCATACCTTGTTCTACCAGTCTTTGGTCCTTCTTCTGTACGTGATGGTGTTGGCCGCTTTGCTGACCGTTACACGAACCCAATCACGTACATCCAAGATAACGATGATAAGAACCGTATGTTTGCTCTTTCTGTTATCGACGCTCGCACACGTTACCAAGGTATGGAAACGTTTGTAACAGGCGAAAAATACGAGTTTATGCGTGATGCTTACTTGCAACGTCGTGAATATCTTGTTAAAGATGCTGAGATGGGTTCGGATGATCCGTTCCTTGATGATATTGAATAG
- the rpsD gene encoding 30S ribosomal protein S4 has protein sequence MPSTRQTPKHKISRRLGENLWGTDKCPTNTNQAGPGQHGARRKKLTDYGIQLREKQKLKGYYGNIGEKQFRNIFAEATRRRGDTSENLIGLLESRLDAVVYRMNFVPTVFASRQFINHKHVLVNGKVVNIPSYRCKVGDVIEVREKSRNIPVVQESVERMIREVPDYMNMDPKNMKGTYVRVPGLEEVPYPVQMNPNLVVEFYSR, from the coding sequence ATGCCAAGTACTCGTCAGACACCTAAGCACAAGATCTCTCGTCGCCTAGGTGAAAACCTATGGGGCACAGACAAATGCCCAACTAACACAAACCAAGCTGGCCCAGGTCAACATGGTGCTCGTCGTAAGAAGCTAACTGACTACGGTATTCAGCTTCGTGAAAAGCAAAAGCTTAAAGGTTACTACGGTAACATCGGTGAGAAACAATTCCGTAACATCTTCGCAGAAGCAACACGTCGTCGTGGTGATACTTCTGAAAACCTTATTGGTCTTCTAGAAAGCCGCCTGGACGCAGTTGTTTACCGCATGAACTTCGTACCAACTGTATTCGCTTCACGCCAATTCATTAACCACAAGCACGTTCTTGTAAACGGTAAAGTGGTAAACATCCCTTCTTACCGTTGTAAAGTTGGTGACGTTATTGAAGTACGTGAAAAAAGCCGCAACATTCCTGTTGTTCAGGAATCTGTTGAGCGCATGATTCGCGAAGTTCCAGACTACATGAACATGGATCCTAAGAACATGAAGGGTACTTACGTACGCGTTCCTGGTCTTGAGGAAGTTCCATACCCAGTTCAAATGAACCCGAACCTAGTCGTGGAATTCTACTCTCGTTAA
- the fliQ gene encoding flagellar biosynthesis protein FliQ: MEPEQVLDVARLSLSTLMYVSGPSMIVALVVGLVIALFQALTSIQEVTLTFVPKILLVFLAILLTLPFMADQLNSFANEIFSMIAGSGSSIS, from the coding sequence ATGGAGCCAGAACAAGTCCTTGATGTTGCTAGACTTTCACTTTCAACCTTGATGTATGTGTCAGGGCCTAGCATGATTGTAGCCCTCGTTGTGGGCTTAGTTATTGCGTTGTTTCAAGCCCTTACTTCTATTCAGGAAGTAACCCTCACATTTGTACCAAAAATCCTTCTGGTTTTCCTCGCGATTCTTCTAACGCTGCCCTTTATGGCAGACCAGCTGAACAGCTTCGCAAATGAGATTTTCTCTATGATTGCAGGCAGCGGCTCTAGCATCTCTTAA